From one Acipenser ruthenus chromosome 21, fAciRut3.2 maternal haplotype, whole genome shotgun sequence genomic stretch:
- the LOC117973366 gene encoding splicing factor 3A subunit 1-like: MPPGPVQIVLPDSNNKVEETKDEPAVSKTIVGIIYPPPEVRNIVDKTASFVARNGPEFEARIRQNEINNPKFNFLNPNDPYHAYYRHKVNEFKEGKALEPSAAVPKVMQQQALQNASQQQLPQKVQAQVIHETVVPKEPPPEFEFIADPPSISAFDLDVVKLTAQFVARNGRQFLTQLMQKEQRNYQFDFLRPQHSLFNYFTKLVEQYTKVLIPPKGLLQKMKREAENPREVLDQVRYRVEWAKFQERERKKEEEEREKERVSYAQIDWHDFVVVETVDFQPNEQGHFPPPTTPEELGARILIQERYEKFGESEEVEMEVESEDEDDEPEERREPPPTHLDQDTQLQDMDEGSDDEEDSMKAPPPPDNPMPPPLPPTPDQVIIRKDYDPKASKPQPPAPVSDEYLISPITGEKIPASKMQEHMRIGLLDPRWLEQRDRSIRERQIEDEVYAPGLDIESSLKQLAERRTDIFGVEETAIGKKIGEEEIQKPEEKVTWDGHSGSMARTQQAAQANITLQEQIEAIHKAKGLVPEDDSKEKIGPSKPTDKPQPPMSSSAPSMPSSAPPVSVPRPPLIPPPVRTTLVSTLPVMQRPSMVRLGPGQVLASMPPMIHAPRINVVPMSPSGHLMAPRPPPMVVPAAFVPAPPVPQPPSSAPAPMPPARPPPPHDDEPASKKMKSEDNLIPEEEFLRRNKAPVTVKVQVPNMQDKTEWKLNGQLLTFTLPLTDQVSVIKVKIHEATGMPAGKQKLQYEGIFIKDSNSLAYYNMVNSSMIHLALKERGGRKK; this comes from the exons ATGCCGCCAGGGCCTGTGCAGATCGTCCTGCCGGACAGCAACAACAAG gtTGAGGAAACAAAGGATGAGCCTGCAGTGTCGAAAACCATTGTTGGGATCATTTATCCCCCGCCAGAGGTCCGGAATATTGTGGATAAGACAGCCAGCTTTGTGGCCAG gaacGGACCAGAATTTGAAGCCAGGATCCGTCAGAATGAAATTAACAATCCCAAATTCAATTTCCTGAACCCCAATGACCCGTACCATGCCTACTACCGGCACAAGGTGAATGAGTTCAAGGAGGGGAAGGCGCTGGAGCCCTCGGCGGCCGTGCCCAAGGTCATGCAACAACAGGCACTGCAAAACGCATCCCAACAGCAGCTGCCACAGAAG GTTCAGGCCCAGGTGATCCACGAGACTGTGGTGCCCAAGGAGCCTCCCCCTGAGTTTGAGTTCATCGCGGACCCCCCCTCTATCTCCGCTTTCGACCTGGATGTGGTGAAGCTCACTGCCCAGTTTGTGGCTCGCAACGGCAGGCAGTTCCTCACCCAGCTAATGCAGAAAGAGCAGCGCAATTACCAGTTTGACTTCCTGCGGCCCCAGCACAGCCTTTTTAACTACTTCACCAAGCTCGTGGAGCAGTACACCAAG GTCCTTATCCCACCCAAAGGATTGCTGCAGAAAATGAAGAGGGAGGCAGAGAATCCACGAGAGGTGCTTGATCAG GTGAGGTATCGAGTGGAGTGGGCAAAGTTTCAGGAGCgcgagagaaagaaagaggaggaggagagggagaaggagcgGGTATCCTACGCACAGATTGACTGGCATGACTTTGTTGTTGTGGAAACTGTGGACTTCCAGCCCAATGAGCAAG gTCACTTCCCTCCTCCCACCACCCCAGAGGAGCTGGGCGCCCGAATCCTGATCCAGGAGCGCTATGAGAAGTTCGGGGAGAGTGAggaggtggagatggaggtgGAGTCTGAAGATGAGGACGATGAACCTGAGGAGAGGCGCGAGCCTCCACCGACACACCTGGACCAGGACACTCAGCTCCAAGACATGGACGAG GGTTCTGATGATGAAGAGGACAGTATGAAGGCCCCGCCGCCCCCAGATAACCCCATGCCCCCACCACTGCCCCCCACCCCTGACCAGGTCATCATCCGCAAGGACTACGACCCCAAAG CCTCCAAGCCCCAGCCCCCAGCTCCGGTCTCAGACGAGTACCTCATCTCCCCCATCACTGGAGAGAAGATCCCAGCCAGCAAGATGCAGGAGCACATGCGCATTGGGCTGCTGGACCCGCGCTGGCTGGAGCAACGAGACCGCAGCATCCGGGAGAGGCAGATCGAGGACGAGGTGTACGCCCCTGGCCTGGACATCGAGAGCAGCCTGAAGCAGCTTGCCGAGCGCCGTACCGATATCTTCGGTGTGGAGGAGACGGCTATCGGCAAGAAGATCGGGGAGGAGGAGATCCAGAAACCAGAGGAGAAG GTCACGTGGGACGGTCACTCTGGCAGCATGGCGCGCACCCAGCAGGCGGCCCAGGCCAACATCACACTGCAGGAGCAGATCGAGGCCATCCACAAGGCCAAGGGGCTGGTCCCCGAGGACGACAGCAAAGAGAAGATCGGACCCAGCAAGCCCACCGACAAGCCTCAGCCGCCCATGTCCTCCTCTGCACCCAGCATGCCCAGCTCTGCACCCCCTGTCTCAGTGCCCCGCCCGCCACTG ATTCCTCCCCCGGTTCGAACTACGCTGGTCTCGACTTTGCCAGTGATGCAGCGTCCCTCAATGGTGCGTTTGGGCCCAGGTCAGGTGCTGGCTTCCATGCCACCTATGATCCACGCGCCTCGTATCAATGTGGTGCCCATGTCTCCCTCGGGACACCTCATGGCACCTCGTCCACCCCCTATGGTGGTTCCAGCAG CATTCGTGCCAGCGCCTCCTGTGCCTCAGCCCCCCAGCTCGGCCCCAGCGCCCATGCCCCCCGCACGCCCCCCTCCTCCACATGACGACGAGCCTGCCAGCAAGAAGATGAAGTCAGAGGACAACCTCATCCCAGAGGAGGAGTTCCTGCGCAGAAACAAG GCACCAGTAACGGTGAAGGTGCAAGTTCCCAACATGCAGGACAAAACAGAATGGAAGCTAAACGGGCAGCTCCTCACTTTCACACTCCCGCTGACAGACCAG GTATCCGTTATAAAGGTTAAAATCCACGAAGCCACCGGCATGCCAGCTGGTAAACAGAAGTTGCAGTATGAG GGTATCTTCATCAAAGACTCCAACTCGCTGGCTTACTACAACATGGTCAACAGCTCAATGATACACCTGGCCCTGAAGGAAAGAGGCGGCAGGAAAAAGTGA
- the LOC117427840 gene encoding coiled-coil domain-containing protein 157-like isoform X2, giving the protein MTHLLGRQDCVDSLRKDVTDLQGTILDVMSRVGPARFPSWKFPDKVSCDLDLVTLLEHYDFVEGDEEFSQHSHIALLELVVDR; this is encoded by the coding sequence ATGACCCACCTGCTGGGCAGACAGGACTGTGTGGACAGCCTGCGGAAGGATGTGACTGACCTCCAGGGCACCATCCTGGACGTGATGTCCAGAGTGGGCCCGGCTCGGTTCCCCTCCTGGAAGTTTCCTGACAAGGTGTCCTGTGATCTGGACCTGGTGACGCTGCTGGAGCACTACGACTTCGTGGAGGGTGATGAGGAGTTCAGCCAGCATTCCCATATTGCGTTGTTAGAGCTGGTCGTGGACAGGTAA
- the LOC117427840 gene encoding coiled-coil domain-containing protein 157-like isoform X1 translates to MTHLLGRQDCVDSLRKDVTDLQGTILDVMSRVGPARFPSWKFPDKVSCDLDLVTLLEHYDFVEGDEEFSQHSHIALLELVVDRLLLLLQSFTRYTEILLAEAKGSSQSRVIGPSMSIELVVKRYWNSLLKVGNLYQHTLRERKSADKEASKLQMKAAEQESLRDKANSSTASLIRAKDQTSTLVPDSCARDSRTVGCQTLESSLVPCDACAHSQASLKEVSNTIINICQSQNLPSSLCRFREAVQGTLGEKPLSSTDMAYWASEQSKDLARINKHFGDLLNLVSPLKENLAASEKKQVELKQSVESFKGILHKEKGEHQIRIQEFQSRMEEMSMKNEWAVKKLEGEREELRKGTLSLEERNSRLKEELTSQQASIDDLERKREALLEEMRTQLVDKGVVLALEERVRGLRTQLDSSSTQLSSTITELDKEKAKFHSMCRQQESLQLKQRALLQRVDALDQECEELKSSLGDQEEHLSQLSEERAVLQSQLAQQQVLTEELQQEKQRLEQSVSELQRSISQLEGQVQEQKEREKLLVSFPDLCDTSQCPLESTGDVVTDMQKQLQANSLRISVLEEDNSRLRNSLSKLRESTPHREYQLIPKKQLWSHSSASQKQDSLENTERSAKDSSSSIISWENEGTVKMSASAGPLAERWENRTPAAAGGYRLAPTVSFPAHSLLKGAALQGRRK, encoded by the exons ATGACCCACCTGCTGGGCAGACAGGACTGTGTGGACAGCCTGCGGAAGGATGTGACTGACCTCCAGGGCACCATCCTGGACGTGATGTCCAGAGTGGGCCCGGCTCGGTTCCCCTCCTGGAAGTTTCCTGACAAGGTGTCCTGTGATCTGGACCTGGTGACGCTGCTGGAGCACTACGACTTCGTGGAGGGTGATGAGGAGTTCAGCCAGCATTCCCATATTGCGTTGTTAGAGCTGGTCGTGGACAG GCTCCTGTTGCTGCTGCAGTCTTTTACACGCTACACTGAAATCCTGCTAGCAGAAGCGAAAGGATCCTCCCAGTCCAGGGTTATTGGGCCCTCCATGTCCATAGAACTGGTAGTGAAGAGGTACTGGAACAGCCTTCTCAAAGTGGGAAACTTGTACCAGCACACGCTCAGAGAG AGAAAATCTGCAGATAAAGAGGCATCTAAACTTCAAATGAAGGCTGCCGAGCAGGAGTCTTTGAGGGACAAGGCAAATAGCTCTACCGCCTCTTTAATCAGAGCTAAGGATCAGACCAGCACACTGGTACCAGATTCCTGCGCTAGAGACTCTCGCACTGTTGGCTGCCAGACTCTGGAGTCATCACTGGTGCCCTGCGATGCCTGTGCCCACTCACAGGCCAGCCTGAAGGAGGTCAGCAATACCATCATCAACATCTGCCAGAGCCAGAATCTGCCCTCCTCCCTGTGTCGCTTCAGGGAGGCAGTGCAGGGGACACTGGGAGAGAAGCCGCTCTCCTCTACAGATATGGCGTACTGGGCATCCGAGCAGAGCAAGGACTTGGCACGCATCAATAAACACTTCGGCGACCTCCTTAACTTGGTCAGTCCTTTGAAGGAGAACCTGGCAGCCTCGGAGAAGAAGCAGGTTGAGCTGAAGCAAAGCGTGGAGAGCTTCAAGGGGATCCTGCACAAGGAAAAGGGGGAGCACCAGATAAGGATTCAGGAGTTTCAGAGCAGGATGGAGGAGATGAGCATGAAGAATGAATGGGCTGTGAAAAAACTGGAGGGGGAACGAGAGGAGCTGAGGAAAG GTACCTTGTCTCTGGAGGAGAGAAACTCCAGACTGAAGGAAGAGCTAACATCGCAGCAGGCCAGCATCGATGATCTTG AGCGGAAGCGAGAGGCGCTGCTGGAGGAGATGAGGACTCAGCTGGTGGATAAGGGTGTAGTGCTGGCCCTGGAAGAGAGAGTCCGAGGGCTCCGCACTCAGCTAGACAGCAGCTCCACACAGCTCTCCAGCACCATCACAGAGCTGGACAAAGAGAAGGCCAAGTTCCACAGCATGTGCAGGCAGCAGGAG TCCCTGCAGCTCAAGCAGAGGGCCCTGCTGCAGCGAGTGGATGCTCTGGATCAGGAGTGTGAGGAGCTCAAGAGCAGCCTGGGGGACCAGGAGGAGCACCTCAGCCAGCTTAGTGAAGAGAGGGCGGTGCTGCAGAGCCAGCTCGCACAGCAACAG GTCTTGACAGAAGAGCTGCAGCAGGAGAAGCAGAGGCTGGAGCAGTCTGTGAGTGAGCTGCAGAGGAGCATCTCCCAGCTGGAAGGACAGGTCCAGGAGCAGAAGGAAAGGGAGAAGCTGCTGGTGTCCTTCCCAGACCTCTGCGATACATCCCAGTGTCCGCTCGAAA GTACAGGCGATGTCGTTACAGACATGCAGAAGCAGCTGCAGGCTAACTCTCTCCGCATTAGTGTTCTGGAGGAGGATAACTCCAGGCTTCGAAACAGCCTGAGCAAGCTGAGAGAGAGTACTCCGCACAGGGAGTACCAG CTAATTCCCAAGAAACAACTCTGGTCACATTCAAGTGCCAGCCAGAAGCAAGACAGTCTGGAGAATACAGAGCGCAGCGCAAA AGACTCCAGCTCATCCATCATCAGTTGGGAAAATGAAGGCACTGTAAAGATGAGTGCCTCTGCAGGACCCCTAGCTGAACGCTGGGAGAATAGGActcctgcagcagcagggggaTACAGACTGGCCCCTACAGTGTCTTTCCCTGCACATTCACTACTCAAGGGAGCTGCACTTCAGGGCAGGAGGAAATAG
- the LOC117427869 gene encoding cationic amino acid transporter 4-like — MVSRLRSCAPVIRFCQKLNRVKTLEDDMMETSLKRCLTTVDLTLLGIGGMVGSGLYVLTGTVAKETAGPAVVISFLIAGLASLLSAFCYAEFGARVPKTGSAYMFTYISVGEIWAFLIGWNVILQCMIGGAAVARAWSGYLDSICNHTIKNFTETHIVSWHVPFIAHYPDLLAAGILLVVTVFVSFGVRVSSWLNHVFSAVSMVVILFILIFGFVLAKPVNWSMQEGGFAPYGMSGILAGTATCFYAFVGFDVIAASSEETKDPQKAIPIATAVSLGIATGAYILVSTVLTLMVPWHTLDPESALSDAFYRRGYSWAGFIVAIGSICAMNTVLLSSLFSLPRIVYAMAEDGLFFQVFARVHPVTKVPVIAIVVFGILMAILALIFDLEALVQFLSIGTLLAYTFVAASVIVLRFQPNKPNSSPSATQPPAPQPSSPAQDSGELKEYESFSEKLQLVEMQKKAKERREPGQLRTVFDPYLKFLNAFEPGEVVTISVVSMVVCAICMCIILVFGTNQLQLPLWSVCLLAVLCGTVYLLSLFFIWVHEQQHIIKTFQVPLVPLIPGLSILMNVFLMLKLSAMTWIRFSVWLLVGLLVYFGYGIWHSKENLREPKPHSVAAHYVVLPSGSLVETVQTVQPDPQEGTGLGKGSKEEKATR; from the exons ATGGTGAGCCGACTCAGGAGCTGCGCCCCGGTCATCCGCTTCTGCCAGAAGCTGAACCGGGTCAAGACCTTAGAGGATGACATGATGGAGACCTCGCTGAAGAGGTGCCTCACCACGGTGGACCTGACCCTGCTAGGCATCGGGGGCATGGTGGGCTCCGGCTTGTATGTACTGACGGGAACTGTGGCAAAAGAAACAGCGGGGCCGGCTGTGGTCATATCCTTCCTGATCGCCGGGCTGGCCTCCCTGCTTTCAGCCTTCTGCTACGCTGAGTTTGGAGCCCGGGTGCCAAAGACCGGCTCGGCCTACATGTTCACCTACATCTCCGTTGGGGAAATTTGGGCCTTCTTGATTGGCTGGAATGTTATTCTGCAGTGTATGATTGGAGGAGCGGCAGTGGCCCGGGCCTGGAGCGGTTATCTAGACTCAATTTGTAATCACACCATTAAAAATTTCACAGAGACCCACATTGTGAGCTGGCACGTGCCCTTTATAGCCCATTACCCCGATCTCCTGGCAGCAGGGATCCTTTTAGTAGTTACGGTCTTTGTCTCCTTTGGAGTCCGGGTCTCTTCCTGGCTCAACCACGTGTTCTCAGCCGTCAGCATGGTTGTCATCCTTTTCATCCTCATTTTTGGGTTCGTTTTGGCCAAACCAGTCAACTGGAGCATGCAGGAAGGGGGCTTTGCTCCCTATGGCATGTCTGGGATCCTGGCTGGCACTGCCACCTGTTTCTATGCCTTCGTTGGCTTTGACGTGATCGCGGCATCCAGCGAGGAGACCAAGGACCCTCAGAAGGCTATCCCCATAGCAACCGCTGTCTCCCTCGGCATTGCAACCGGGGCCTACATCCTGGTCTCTACGGTGCTCACTCTAATGGTGCCCTGGCACACCCTGGACCCTGAGTCTGCTCTGTCTGATGCCTTCTACCGCCGGGGTTACAGCTGGGCAGGCTTCATAGTGGCCATCGGCTCCATCTGTG CAATGAACACAGTTCTCCTGAGTAGCCTCTTCTCGCTGCCCCGCATTGTCTACGCCATGGCTGAAGACGGCTTGTTCTTCCAGGTCTTTGCCCGGGTCCACCCGGTAACCAAGGTTCCGGTGATCGCCATCGTGGTATTCGGGATCCTTATGGCCATCCTGGCTCTCATCTTTGACCTGGAGGCTTTGGTCCAGTTCCTCTCCATCGGCACCCTGCTGGCCTACACCTTCGTGGCTGCCAGTGTCATCGTCTTGAGGTTCCAGCCCAACAAACCCAACTCTTCCCCCTCTGCCACCCAACCCCCTGCACCCCAACCCAGCTCCCCAGCCCAGGACAGCGGGGAACTGAAGGAGTACGAGTCCTTCTCTGAAAAACTCCAGCTGGTGGAGATGCAGAAGAAAGCCAAGGAGCGGAGGGAGCCAGGCCAGCTCAGGACTGTCTTTGACCCCTACCTGAAGTTCCTCAATGCCTTTGAGCCTGGGGAGGTAGTGACCATCTCTGTTGTGTCCATGGTGGTCTGTGCTATTTGCATGTGTATCATCCTGGTGTTTGGGACAAACCAGCTGCAGCTGCCCCTCTGGAGTGTTTGTCTGCTGGCTGTCCTGTGTGGAACCGTGTATCTCCTCAGTCTCTTCTTCATTTGGGTCCACGAGCAGCAGCATATCATCAAGACCTTTCAG GTGCCACTGGTGCCTCTAATTCCAGGGCTGAGCATCTTGATGAATGTATTCCTCATGCTGAAGCTGAGCGCAATGACTTGGATCCGCTTCTCAGTCTGGCTTCTAGTAG GTCTCCTGGTGTATTTTGGCTACGGTATCTGGCACAGCAAGGAGAACCTGCGTGAGCCCAAGCCCCACAGCGTCGCTGCCCACTATGTGGTCCTGCCCAGCGGCAGCCTGGTAGAGACTGTCCAGACCGTGCAGCCGGACCCCCAGGAGGGCACGGGGCTGGGGAAGGGGTCCAAAGAGGAAAAAGCAACGAGATGA